The segment TTGAATCATATATCAAATAAGTTAGGTAATAAACTATATTTCAAATTATCTACAATACCACTTGTTAAATTAAGGTTAAAAGATTTATTTCCAAGAACTTTTGAAATACAACTATAAACTATCATAATCACACCATCTTATTAATTCTGAAGAAGAACATATTCCTGTTTAAATAACATGAAAATAAAATATATTCATCATCGAGGATACCTAAATAATCGGCAATTTTTCTAGGAATAGGAATACCAATTGAAGCTACGCCATTATAATCATAAACTTTAATAATTTTTCTTTCTATCAAATTAAAATCCGGAAAATCAACGTACTCATTTACTTTAGTATAAATTGCATAATAATCAGAATTTCGTTTATATAATGATAAAACTAAAAAATTATCATTAATCTTTAATAAATTATTCAAGGATAAATTCAAAGAAAAACTGTTATGTGACTGTCTAATTATATTATTATAATACAAGGCAATAGATTCATTATCAAAATTTTCTTCAAAATAATTTAATGAAAAATCCTCCCCTATTTTGTAATATTCAACGTCTTCTGTTATATTTCTAAAGATTTTATAATCAGCAGTAATATATTTCATAAAAAAATCAGGAATATAAATATAATACTTTTCGTTATATTTTTTAATGAGTGAATTAACAGAAAAATAAACATTAAAAACATCCTTATTTAAAGAATCAACATCTGTAATATAACAGTTAAGGCAATCCTCCTCAACTTGAACAAACCATACCATACTTAAACTAGTTGTAATTTTCGAATCATTAATAAAATCAAAAGGTAATTCTAAATAATTATTATCATTTAAAACTTCCACATTCACACTATAATTATTTGACATAAAAATTCACCCCATAATACTTTATATTAATAATATATCTGAAATTACTCATATAAACTTATTTCATCAAAGTTTTTTTCATATTCTAAAAATGTGATAGTTATTAACATTACAAATATTTATTTAAGTATTTGGCTATTTAATAAATTATACTTAAATAAAACCTCTTTTTAAGATTTTATGTTAGAAAATAATGTTTATTGCTTTTTATTATGGATCTATAATGTATCTGTGCTATAACTTACATAAATAACTGAATTTTCAAATAATATATAAACTATATTTTATCAGGAAATATAACTAACTTTTTTTAGCAAACCCCTATTTTTTATTTCTAAATAGTTTTACAATAAACAATTTTTAAAAACCATCATCAAATCTTATTATATTAAATACTTCTATTTAACATAAACAATATTAAGAATAATAAATTATTGTGGGCTGAATAAAATGGTAAAACTAGATGAATATCAGATAAAAGCAGTAACATATGATGAACCATTCAAATTACTGGTTCCAGCAGGTCCCGGTGCAGGAAAAACACGTGTATTAATAGAACGTGTAAAGTACTTACTGGAAAATGGTGCAAAGCCAGAATCATTCTTAATTATAACCTTCTCCAGAGAGGCAGCAAATGAGTTAAAAGAAAGATTAAGTGACAGTAAAGATGGTATTGACATTCATGAAGTAAACAAGATGCAAATCAGTACTATTCACAGCTTTTGTAATGAACTCTTAAGAGAATCAGGAAAGAGTGGATTTAACATATTGGATGATGACTTTGATGAAAGAAAAAGTATGTTTATCAGGCGATATCGTGACGAGCTTGGATTAAAACGTGAAGCACGTATAAGTGGAAGTAAACTAGGTAGTGTAATAAAAAAATTCAATGAATACTCCACATTCAATGTAAACACGCCTAAATTAACCGAGTATATCAGGGAAAATTATCCTGTTAGCCAGGAATACCTGGACTTAATAGCCAGCTGTGGTGAAGGAAAGGACTTTGAATACCCATATGAGGACATATTTGCCGATGAAGAACTACGTACAAGTGCATCCAATGCCCAGTATCTAGCAGTGGCAGAGGCATATCCAAAATACTTGGAATTATTGGAAGAAAATAATTATCTTGACTATAATCAACTACAGATAAAAACACTGGAATTACTCGAGGAAAATCCAGATATAGCACTAAACAGTCGATTCAAGAACATTCTCATCGACGAGTTTCAGGATACTGACCCTATACAGATGAGAATATTCAAGCATTTCATGGATGACTATGAATCATTTACCATAGTGGGAGATGATGATCAAAGTATTTATGGATTCCGTGGAAGTGTACCAGATTACTTTACAAATTTCATAAAAAAATATGGAGCAGATGAACAGATCTTAATAAACAACTACCGCTCAGGTAAAGAAATAGTTGAATTTAACGAAGAATACATTCAACCATACCGTGGAATGGACAAAGAATTAAAAGCAGCAAATACATTTGATAGTGCTGTTTACTCATTACCATATAAGAATAAGGATGAACAGGGATATAACATTGCAAGTCTGATAAAATATCTTAAAAATAGTGGAAAACTCAAGTCTTATAATGATGTGGGAATATTAATGCGTTCTGTAAACAATGATGCATTAACTTCTATTATCAGGGAACTTAAAAAAGAAGATATTCCATTCGACATGCCGGTTTCAACAAGTATAACTGACTGTGATGAAGTAAAGGCAATCATAACACTATTATGGTACTTAAAAAGTGACGGTGATAAATACATACCAACAAAATGGGAACAAAACTGGCTTAATTTAACATGTTTTGATAATCCATACTTCAAATTAACTGATAATACAATAGAAATATTAAAAAACAAGGAATGTGAATATCAACAAAAAGTCTTGGAAGTAGCACGTAGAATATATCAGGAAAATAATGTAGAAATAGAATCATTAGACTCTTATAATGAAATATTTAAACAGGAACATGCTCTAAGAGATCAAATATTTGAAGAAGCAGGAAGACCATTTACACTAGGACACATGACTATGGATGAAATGGTAGACTTGGGAATAAGTGATGAAGAAGACCTTAAATTCTTTGGCTATCTTAACTATCTTAAAGAAAATCAAGAATCAGCCAACAAAGATAAAAGCACACTACTTGAAGTATACTACTTACTGTTGGATATGCTAGGCATAACAGAAAATCGATTCGAGCAAGAAAACGAGGAAAACACGAGAATATTATTAAACCTTGCACTGCTTAGCCAAACCATAGCAAACTATGAAGAAATAGAATGGAAACATGATTTAAACGGATTATTCTGGTATATGTCTGCAAATCTTGATAAAAGAACAACGCCTGAAATAAAAGAAGAACGTGATGCAGTACAAATAATGACAATACACAAATCCAAAGGACTTCAATTTGAAGTAGTAATAGTAGGAAACATCACACGTACCTACAATGATATAAAAGATTTGGATAAAAAAGCTCAGGAAGAACCAAAAACATGGGATAGTTTCCTTCATCAGCCAACATTTCCAACCCCAATAGAATACCTGAAATATAAGGATGGAACAAGACGGGATGAATTAATAAGAGAATGCCTGGAAGAAAAAAGAATATTATATGTGGCAATGACTAGGGCTAAAAGAATACTCGTACTATCCGATTGGGTTTATAAAAATGATAATCCAGCATCAGAAGTTATAAAACAGATGAAAGAAAAAATACCTGCATTTAAAGACTTAACATCTGATAACTATGAAGATCTTCCACTAGCATATGACTTTGAAGAAAGCACAGATGATACACCTAAAGAAGAAACTATTGATATAAGTTATACAAGCTTCTCAGACTACAGACAATGTCCACATGACTATAACGTTAAATATAACTATGGATTCAGAAGTACACCAAACGAGTACGTACTCATGGGAACAATAGCACATGGAATAGTCGACCAGATACACCAGAGGCATATCAACGGTCAAGAAGTGACAGATGACGTGATAGATGAAATATTTGCCAAGACAGAACATTACAATCGTAACATAGACCCTGAAGACCATGAATACCAACTGGTTAAAGAAGCCATACATAAATACTGGGACGAGGATGGAAAAACATGGGATATAATGGCATCAGAATATCCATTCCACGTAATAAAAACAGGCTACAACCTAACCGGAAAAATTGACTTAATAGTCAAGGAAGGCAATGATATTACAGTAATAGACTTTAAAACAACAGAAAAACCAATAAAAGAGGCCGATAAGAAGAAGTATCTGGAGCAACTAAGTATCTATGCAATAGCACTACGAGAAGACCCACAATACAAAGACTACAACATCAAAAAAGGAATAATCTACACAATAAAAAACAACAAACAATACCACTTTGACCTAACAGATGAAATAATATTCAACATGGAAAAAGAAATAGAGGAAACCGTAGAAAAAATAAAAAACCATGAATATCCACGCTGCAACAAGGCCAACTGCCAGTCATGCAACCGTTTTAAAACACTATCCAGTTTCGAGGATATAATAGAAATGATAAAATCCGAGTTTAATGGTGACAGGCAACATGACCGACAGATTATACAACAGGCAATGCATGACTATGCAGCTCATGCATATGGAGAGGAGATAATCAGGGAACTAGGACGAATGCTATGGGACTACTTAACTCCAGAAGAACAGGAAGAATTCAAAAAAGCAGTAGATACAGATCAACCAATAGTCGGCATGTTAAATGATGTTATCAGCCATATCAATGAGAGTAAAAGTGATGAAGCATTGGATATACTGGAAAACTTCCTAAAAAAATATCCAAGAACATTCTCTGATGATAATGTAAATGAATATCATAGCTTCAACAATCCAATTGAAGAAGTCCTATTTATGAAATACATCCAACCTGAAAAAGAAGTAAGGATAATACCACCAAATGCACCATGGTTTGATGTATACTATATCTATGGAAGACTACTAGTAGAACATGAAAGGACCGATGAAGCAATAAAAATCTTTAAAGAAGCACTAAAAATAAATCCAGTTTCAACAGCAACACTACTAATGCTCGCACAACTACATGAAAAAGACCTACAAGAATACTTCAAATACTCAATGGAATCCTTAAAATATGCATATCAATACCAAGAAGTAGCAGAAAGCTACCGAAAAATAGCAGATTGCTTCTACAGAAAGGAAAAATATGAATTAGCAGTGGCAATATACCTAAATAGCATGTTTTTTGAAAGTATAATACCAAAAGAAGTAGAAGAAATAGAATCCAAAGGATATGATGTAAACTTTACAGAAGAAGAAATAATAACTAAACTAGCCGAAAGTGGTGTGCCACCACGTGGAAATCCAGAGGTAGTAAAAACAATCAAAGACTTAGCAGAAGAATGTGAAGCACATAAAGACTATGAAGCAGCAAGATTCTTTTATACCAAACTCTTGAACATGACCTATGAAACAGAGCTAATGGAAAAACTAGGACAACTGGAAGAATTAATGAAGAAATAATTCTTTATCCTCTTATTTTATTAAGTGGTGATTTTAAATGTCAAAAGTAGAAAATTTAATAAATAAAACTAAGGAATTACTAAAAAAAGATGATTATCCTGAAGTTATTGAAACATGTGCTGATATACTTGAAATAAACTCTGATAATGAGTTTGCACTTCGATTCATGGGAATATCAAATTTTCACCTGAAAAACTTCAAAGAATCAGAGAAATACCTTGAAAAAGCGTATCAAAACAATCCAAAATATGATAAAATCGTAGAAGATTATGGTATGGTATTACTGGAATTAGATAAACTTGATAAAGCATTATCATTATATGATGATTACTTCAAATCTCCAGATATTTATAGAAAAAATGAAGTCAAAAAATATTTCATTACATTAGCTAAGGAATGCTCCTATAGAAATAAAATAAATGAAGCACTAAAATGCTATGATTATTATCTAAATCATCAAATAGATGAAGAAATATTATCTTCAAAGATTAATTTATTAATACATCTAAAAAGATTTGATGATTGCATGTCCTGTTATGACTTATTGATTGATTTAGAAGATGATGAGCATAAGTTATCAGGATTATATTATGATAAAATACTTTGTCTTGAATTTAAAGCATTAAAATTATATGATAAATTTATTAAAGAACAAAATAGGGTTTATCCTGATGGAATGTATGTTCAGCCTATAAATTATTATGTTTATTTGGAAGAGATGTACACTTGTTATACTAAATCTTTGGAGATATTTTGGAAAAAGGTATGTTTTGACAAAGTTGAATTAAAGTCATGGTATAATCATTTATCGAATAATTTAGCAAATAATACTAACCCCGAAGAATTTTTTGATAATTTATTTAATATTGATTCTGAAGATACAATGGGTTGGTGTAATAAAATTGATTCGATAGGTTATGTTTTTAGAGATTATGCGTATAATTATTATGACTTACTTTTGGAAAGAAATCCGGATTCAATCCAAATACTCAATAAAAAGGCTGAATTCTTATATTATTCTAAGCCAACAGTATCTTTAAAGTTATATGAAAGGATATTAGAACTTAATGAATATGATAAGGATGCATTAAAACAAAAACTGCGATTACTTTATAAATTAAAATGGTATGGTAAAGCATATGAATTCATTAAATCATTACCTGATAACATGAATGGAATTACAAGTGAAATATCAGACATTGCAGAATTATTAACTGATAATAAAAAGTATTCCGAAGCCATCTATTGCTATGAAAAATTGTTACAATATAATCCATCTGAAATTTCTTCCATAACAAATATCAAGAAAATATGGAAAGAAGCGGGAATGAAAGAAGCTAAAAAGAACAGTAAATATTACCTTGATTGGATTGATGTAATCATTTCACGTAATGATGTAATATGGTGTCCAAAAGAGGGATGTAATGGAAAATTATGTCATATAGTTCAGGGATTTAACGGAAAAAGACTCTTGGGAAGAAATATGATACTGGGGGAATATATTGATTGTGATGAAAACGCTACACATTATTGTCCTAAATGTAAAAAAGAATATGAATATGGCGTAGAATGCTTTAATTATGATATGAATGATTCTGTATTATATGAATATGCAGTTACATTAATACTAGCCATCAAACATTATATTTTAAATAGTTATACAAATGAAGAAAATATTAATATTTTACAAGAACGATTATATACTGAATATCACTTGGATAAAAGAGAAGTTAATGCTTTTATAAACAAATTAGAAAAATTAAATTATATAAATAAAATGATTACTTTGAACTAATATTAAGTAGGTGATAATTATGGGTTCTAGAATAGATTTTCATTGTAGTAAATGTGGTAAACAGTGGGTTGAAGATTTTCAATACTTTTATTTGATGAGTGATGATAGAATTGAAGAAAGTGGATTAATGTTTTTAACTTCACAAATAGAAAGACGGTCTGTAGCTAAAGGTTCTGTATATGAAACTTACTGTAGAGATTGTGATAAAGATATAAAATTATATTTAATAGAAGAAGTTAAAACAGAATATCCCTCAATAGATCAAAATAAAATAATAGAAGAATATAAACATAAACCAAATATAATATTTGGAGATTATACAGATTTTAAAGATGGAATGAAAGTAAAATGTTGTAATTGTGGTGAAGATATTATTTTAAAGGCAGATTATGACCTTGAAATGGAATTTAATTTAAATTGTAATTCTTATAATATGTTTTGTGGTTATTGTCAGGAATATACTACAGTTTATGCGATTAAACCACCACTAAGAGAATATACAACAAAAGAAGCATACGAAAAAATTGAAAAACTAATAGATGAAAACAGTTTAGTAGGATTTGCTAAAGATTATGAAGGAATATCAGAAATCAATTGTCCATTCTGTGATAAAGAGATACCAATACAAAATAGTTTTGATAAATGTCCAAAATGTGATGGAGAACTAAAATGTGTGGAGATGATGATGTATGATTAATAAGTATTCCTTCATTAATTATTTTAGGAGTTTTAAACAATGGTAAAAATAAAAGATATACTGGAAAAATTAAGCCCACATCTGAGCTACGGCGAAGCGATAATGAACATAGAACTGGGAGATGTGGATTTTGATAACTTCAAACAAGAAGGTGATTTTTTTTATGTATTTTCTAATTCAAAAAATCCAAATATCAGATTAAGAATAAAAGAGGACTTTCCATTTAGGGTAGTATTAATAAAAAGAGAAGGTAATAGTGCTTATGGAACAACATGGAATGGAATAGAATCTATCACTTGGGTAGAAGAAAAGGAAGAATTTGTAGAGAGGTTATTCGAATAATGAAAATTAATATATATTTTAAATTAGTAATAATAATGGAGGTAAAATAAATGGCACAAATAGTAGATTATAAGTGTAATAATTGTGGAAATACTTTTGAATGGGAAGATTTTTATTTAATATACCGTAAAGATGGTGAAATAGTTGAAAATGAATGTTTAATGATAACAAGTCGTGAATCTTATGAATCTGATTTGAGAGGAGAAGCATTATTAACCTACTGTGATGATTGTAAGAAAAAAGTTAAAATTTACACGGTTGATGAAGAGTATTCTGAAGAGGATAAGAAAAGATTTGGAGAAGAAATTAAAGAATACATGAAACATAAACGGCCTAGAAATACTATAAAAACTTTTATTGAAGAAGTTGATTATGAAAACATATCCTGTCCTAAATGTGAGAAGAAATTATCATTAGAATATACGTTTAGTAAATGTCCAAAA is part of the Methanosphaera sp. BMS genome and harbors:
- a CDS encoding UvrD-helicase domain-containing protein, coding for MVKLDEYQIKAVTYDEPFKLLVPAGPGAGKTRVLIERVKYLLENGAKPESFLIITFSREAANELKERLSDSKDGIDIHEVNKMQISTIHSFCNELLRESGKSGFNILDDDFDERKSMFIRRYRDELGLKREARISGSKLGSVIKKFNEYSTFNVNTPKLTEYIRENYPVSQEYLDLIASCGEGKDFEYPYEDIFADEELRTSASNAQYLAVAEAYPKYLELLEENNYLDYNQLQIKTLELLEENPDIALNSRFKNILIDEFQDTDPIQMRIFKHFMDDYESFTIVGDDDQSIYGFRGSVPDYFTNFIKKYGADEQILINNYRSGKEIVEFNEEYIQPYRGMDKELKAANTFDSAVYSLPYKNKDEQGYNIASLIKYLKNSGKLKSYNDVGILMRSVNNDALTSIIRELKKEDIPFDMPVSTSITDCDEVKAIITLLWYLKSDGDKYIPTKWEQNWLNLTCFDNPYFKLTDNTIEILKNKECEYQQKVLEVARRIYQENNVEIESLDSYNEIFKQEHALRDQIFEEAGRPFTLGHMTMDEMVDLGISDEEDLKFFGYLNYLKENQESANKDKSTLLEVYYLLLDMLGITENRFEQENEENTRILLNLALLSQTIANYEEIEWKHDLNGLFWYMSANLDKRTTPEIKEERDAVQIMTIHKSKGLQFEVVIVGNITRTYNDIKDLDKKAQEEPKTWDSFLHQPTFPTPIEYLKYKDGTRRDELIRECLEEKRILYVAMTRAKRILVLSDWVYKNDNPASEVIKQMKEKIPAFKDLTSDNYEDLPLAYDFEESTDDTPKEETIDISYTSFSDYRQCPHDYNVKYNYGFRSTPNEYVLMGTIAHGIVDQIHQRHINGQEVTDDVIDEIFAKTEHYNRNIDPEDHEYQLVKEAIHKYWDEDGKTWDIMASEYPFHVIKTGYNLTGKIDLIVKEGNDITVIDFKTTEKPIKEADKKKYLEQLSIYAIALREDPQYKDYNIKKGIIYTIKNNKQYHFDLTDEIIFNMEKEIEETVEKIKNHEYPRCNKANCQSCNRFKTLSSFEDIIEMIKSEFNGDRQHDRQIIQQAMHDYAAHAYGEEIIRELGRMLWDYLTPEEQEEFKKAVDTDQPIVGMLNDVISHINESKSDEALDILENFLKKYPRTFSDDNVNEYHSFNNPIEEVLFMKYIQPEKEVRIIPPNAPWFDVYYIYGRLLVEHERTDEAIKIFKEALKINPVSTATLLMLAQLHEKDLQEYFKYSMESLKYAYQYQEVAESYRKIADCFYRKEKYELAVAIYLNSMFFESIIPKEVEEIESKGYDVNFTEEEIITKLAESGVPPRGNPEVVKTIKDLAEECEAHKDYEAARFFYTKLLNMTYETELMEKLGQLEELMKK
- a CDS encoding IBR domain-containing protein, whose translation is MSKVENLINKTKELLKKDDYPEVIETCADILEINSDNEFALRFMGISNFHLKNFKESEKYLEKAYQNNPKYDKIVEDYGMVLLELDKLDKALSLYDDYFKSPDIYRKNEVKKYFITLAKECSYRNKINEALKCYDYYLNHQIDEEILSSKINLLIHLKRFDDCMSCYDLLIDLEDDEHKLSGLYYDKILCLEFKALKLYDKFIKEQNRVYPDGMYVQPINYYVYLEEMYTCYTKSLEIFWKKVCFDKVELKSWYNHLSNNLANNTNPEEFFDNLFNIDSEDTMGWCNKIDSIGYVFRDYAYNYYDLLLERNPDSIQILNKKAEFLYYSKPTVSLKLYERILELNEYDKDALKQKLRLLYKLKWYGKAYEFIKSLPDNMNGITSEISDIAELLTDNKKYSEAIYCYEKLLQYNPSEISSITNIKKIWKEAGMKEAKKNSKYYLDWIDVIISRNDVIWCPKEGCNGKLCHIVQGFNGKRLLGRNMILGEYIDCDENATHYCPKCKKEYEYGVECFNYDMNDSVLYEYAVTLILAIKHYILNSYTNEENINILQERLYTEYHLDKREVNAFINKLEKLNYINKMITLN